Within the Nicotiana tabacum cultivar K326 chromosome 11, ASM71507v2, whole genome shotgun sequence genome, the region gtgttccaaccttcagaacgctcaaaacaacatcaaaacacctatttttcatcggattcaagcctaagaaatttcaaaaactctaaaaattcgcttttgatcaaaaagtctatcaaacctcgtccgaatgatctgaaattttacacacacgtcataTTAAACACTATgaaactactccaacttccggaattccattccgaccctcagatcaaaatctcactatcgaaccagaaactttaaaaattcaactttcggcatttcaagcctaaattagctacagacatccaaaatacaatccgaacatgcccctaagcccaaaatcacccaacggagctaacggaaccatcagattttcaTTCCGATGTCGTCTTCAtattgttccgactacggtcaactttctaacacttaagctctcatttagggactaggtgtcccaaaactctccgaaattcaaaatcgaacatcccggcaaatcaaaatagcagaaataaactcgggaaaaatagttaataggggatcagggcgttaattcttaagacgaccggtcgggtcgtcacataaagtaaaaacaagtatagagagaaactgatatactattcgaattcaaactgatgtacataatgaactgaaatctcttctatttatagaagaaaggaagctgttgtgtaaacTGCTACTATActagatatggataatcttctactgagagtaatgtttatccataacggagtactgaaaggataagctcattgtaccaagtatagataatcttctactggaggtaatgtttatccataacggagtactgaaaggataagctcattgtacccggtatagataatcttctactggggtaatgtttatccataacggactactgaaaggataagctcattgtacccggTATGAgtaatcttctatcgggggtaatgtttatctataacggagtatcgaaaggataaACTTTTTATATcaggtatggataatcttctactgggagtaatatttattcataacagagtatcgaaaggataagcttattatacccgttatggataatcttctaccagagataatgtttatccataaccgggtaccgaagtgataagcttcttcaggaggtttatttccaatagagtactaaatagataaacatatttacagcggagtcccatatggataagcttcttcaggaagcttatttacaacggggTACtaaaatgaacatccataatataatatattcataacaataagccttttttaaaatatataatctgaaataaattatatatatatttatatgactATAAATCATTTAtagaaagacaaaaatattttaataaattattattaaatataaaaaatatcgtTCTTTTTTAAATTCACTATAACAAAGAAAGTCCAATGAATGAAGAGAAAAATACCAACAAAAAAAGTTATCCTATTTAGCTTTTTAGGCACCCAGTCCGAGATTGCAAATTGGGTTGCACTTGCCACATGCGATTGTTGAGAATGAAAGAGCTTATGAGatgtcatttttctttttggtaaATGCTTATGAGATGTCATTGAGATTACTGAAAGTCCGTACAGTTCAAATAATTAATTAGTCTAAGTATAACAACTTGACAAGCAGTCACTAACCTTGGATTTACAAGATTATCTCATTCTCCTTTAGATTTTGAGTTAATTCTTGGGCGATCATTcaaattatcaaaaaaataagTGAAGCTTTAAATAATTTTACTAATACAAGAGAAATGTAAAAAACTTTAGTGAATCATTTTTAAAACTTAGATGACCATCAAAGGAATTTACTCCTAAATTCTTAAATTTTAATATGAAATCATTCAAACCAATATATTTGAAGCAAAAGAAGAAGCAAAGAAAAAGCAATAAAGAATAAATATTTAGGAATAATAATTTTGATTTAACGTaagaattatttaaaaattagtgaTAATGTAGAGATCATTATGCACAAGTTGCGTACTGTAAAAGAGATTTGCCTTCAAACAGTCTTATACATTATGTTGCTAAAACACATTTTACATGTTGTGTGCAGATACTACACAATATGAAATTTAATACTGTCAAAACAATGGATTATTTGTGCATAGATATGTAATGTGACAAATCAAACTTACATTATAAAACGCTGTTTTATAGTTTAGTGTTATCGGAATATCAGTAGGATTTAGAAATCTAGTACATAATGTTGGATTGAACTTTTACTGAAGATGACAACAGATATCTTAATGCTTTTCCAAGCATTGAAGAGGTCAAAGATACCATTTTCAATGAGTCCAGATAGCACTGCTGGTCCAGATGGTTTTAATGACAAATTCTACCAAAATTGCTGGAACACAATAAAAAAGATGTGTTTGAATTTGTTATGACATTCTTCAAAGGGTCCAACTTGACCAAGTATTACTCTCGTACTTGCTTAGTGTTAATTCCCAAAGTTGAATCCCCCTCCACCTTCTCTGAGATGAGGCCGATCAGGTTGTCCAATTTTTCTAGTAAGATCACTAAGATCTTGTCTAGTAGATTAAATCCTTTATTTCCTAGACTAATCTCAGACAACCAGAGTGATTTTGTTACAGGCAGGCTGATAACTAAAAATGTCATGTTAGCCCAGGAGATAGTTCAAGGAGTGACAAAGGAGAACGAGGGAAGTAATATGATCATCAAATTAAACATGGCAAAAGCTTAAGATAGGATGTCTATCGCTGATGTTTTAGAAAAATTTGGCCTCTCACATGAGTGGATTGATTTGATTAAGAGACTGGTTTCAGGAGTATGGTACTCTGTTATTGTTAATGGCTGTTTTCTCTTCCTCTCAGGGTTTGAAACAAGGAGACCCCCTCTCTCCTTCTCTCTTCATATTGGGAGCAGAGGTACTATCCCGAATGCTTAACTCTCTATATCAGTGTCAGGATTTCACCCCTTTTACGATGAATTCAAGAGGCTCCCTAGTTAACCACTTGGCTTATGCTGATGACATCATGCATGATATTTACCGGTAGTAATAACAATTCAGTGAGATTAATCATGAAACAAATTAATAGATATAAAAAAGCTTCTTGCCAAAAGGTGAATAATGATAAGTTTTTTCATTACTGATCCAAAGGCGTCACCATCTAGGATCAATAGAATGAGATGTGTCAATGATTCATGGATAAGAATTTCCCTTTTATCTACTTGGGATGTCCTATATATCTATATAGGAAGAAAAAAGATTGAATATGTTGATAGTATGGTTGACAAGATTATTAAAAGATTAAATGGATGGCAAGGTAAAATGCTTTCTGTCGGAGGAAGAATGATTCTTATCAAACATGTCCTACAGTCCATGCCTATCTATATCATATCTGCTGTGAACCCTCCTAAAGGGACCCTTACttcaattgaaaaatattttgcaatttttttcTGGGGCTCCTCTGGTGACAAAAGGAACTTTCACTAGAGGTCTTGGAAAAAGCTTTGTTACCCCAAGAAAGAAGGTGGTATTGGGATTAGAAGTATGATAGAAATCAGTGACGCCTTGGCAATGAAAAGGTTATGGAGGTTTAGGACTATTCCCTTACTATGGTCACGATTCCTTAAAGCCAAGTACTGTAGTAGATGTCACCGTGTGGGAAGAAAGAGTGCATCTAACATATCTCATATATGGAGATACAAGCTTCATATCAGGAATAAGACTGAAGTTAGTTATGCTTTGCAGAATCCATAATGGAGATTGCAGCTTCTGGTGGGATAAAGGGGCTTTGCCCAATCTTTCTTAACTAGGGAATAAATCTGGAAAGACCAAGGTTAGGGAGTACATGTGAAATGGAACCTGAGATTACACCAAACTAAACCAAGTGTAAGTGCCGACTGCAGCATATTAGCACAATGGAGATTGACaatcaattattatgcaattTGGACTCCCAATGATGATGGTGTATTTTCCAACAAAACATCTTGGAATTCTATAAGAGCCTCTGCTCAGAGAAACAGTTTCAATAGCAAGGTTTGACATTCTAATCTTTCTTTTAAAATCTCCTTTTTGTCTTGGAGGAATTATTCTTGGAAAACTCCCCTTTGATGATGTTGTTATTAAAATCTGCTTTTCAAATGTAATTTTTGTAATATACCTCAATGTGAATCCATTCAGCATGTCTTTGTGAAAATCCAAACAACAGAGTATATTTGAAAGTATTACGGAGGTCCCCTAGGAATAAGACATAACAATGTGCATATTAGAGGGGTTCTGCATAATTGGTGGAGTGAAAATACTAGTAATATTGTGCACAAAACTCTTTTGCATATTGCTCCTATAATAATATGTTGGAAAATTTGGAAAGCTTGTTGTGCTTGCAAGTATAGAGATCAAAAGAATTTCAAGTTGTAAAAATTTGGAAAGCTTGTTAGCTTCCCTACATGCTGCTGGAATGACTCTTGGCTACACATCTGCGAAGTAGTACACAAACTAAGACCTATCCCTATCTACACTCAAGTATTCTGGAAAAAATTGAACTTGGCTGGGTCAAGTTAAGCACAGATGGAAGTTATTTTCTAGAGAACGGTAAGGTTGGTCGGGGAAGAGTTGTCAGGATTCAGGAATGACAATGGCGATCTTATCATAGCATTTTCTATAGCATCTAAATGCAGTAGTACCAACTTGAGTGAGGCATTAGCAGCTAGTTTTGGAGTCCAATGGTGTATTCATAAAGCTAATACCAATTTGGCTTTggaactagactcaaagatagtTACTAAAATGATTCAAGAGAAGCACACCAACAACGACAAGCTTAAAGGAGTGATTTAAGATATTGCACATAACATGAACCTTGCCAACACAACCATAACTCACTGTTTCAGGGAAGTTAATCAAGTTGCGGACTTCTTGGCAAAGTTGGCAGCTACTTCCGAGAAAGACTCCTTCTACTACACTTTTCAGGATCTTCCTAAATATGCTAAAGCTCCTTTTCAACTGGATAAGTGTCAACTTCCAAGCATTAGGACTAGATATGATAAGGCCAATTTCTTTGTAAGTTAAGAAGTGGTAGAGATGGAATAGGATCTGATATAATCTACCTACTCTATTCTTTTGAAGAATGGATTGGTTTCCCATTCTTGTGTTGTATTTTGAGGTAAGGTCTAGCCCCCTCTGTTCTCTTTTGCTTAATACAACGCCTACCCTACAGGGTAGTattttgtcacaccccaaccttgggaggtgtgGCTGCACCCGTTGCCCgaaggctatatatatatatatatatatatatatatatatatatatatatatatatatatatatatatatatatatatatatatatatatatatatatatatatatatatatatatatatatatatatatatatatatatatatatatatatatatatatatatatatatatatataaactaggcCAACAAGGCTGTAACAACAGTATAACAGCTATCCAGAAGGCCGATAGGGCGatacgaaaaatatatatatacaatgaccgctagtctgcaagcctctaagagtgtaagacaatctcAACAGGGCGGGACAAAGCCCCCGACATGCCCAAAACCACACATATACATCTGTAATAGTACCTATGGACTCAAAGTCAACAACTCCGAAGAAGTGGAGTGCGAAACCCAACGCTGATCCTGGGGGTCCTACTGAGGAGGCACGCCACTCTGTCTATTcgaacctgtgggcatgaacacagCGCATAAAAATGCGTCAGTACGAaatatgtactgaatatgtagggcgacaaatgtaacatgaaaaatgtaattAACAAGAGAAGAGACATAGAGATAATTTGAATTCTGAAACTATCCTCGGTAGGAAACTAAAATTCAACATGGATATAAATGTATGCTCATGGCATCGTCGTTCACTATCGCTACTTATAATATAtcacattatataataataaatccctctatggggctataatatccataacatacccggccataataaaggctcggtagaatcgtacccggccacgtgaagctcggtaatcccaactgatcagtggttacacaatatgTATCATACCCGGCCGTCTATAATGCGGCTCGGTAATGAaagtaaatacatacatatactaAATCATAAATTATATAGGTGCAATGCGAAACCAACCTTAAAAGACGTATTCTAAGAAGAGTCGAAGTGGCCTATCATCATTATTCCCCGACTATCATGGTTGTggctaaaaatatttaattttcaactACGAGCCAACAAGTACTAAGAACATGAGAGTTGTGTATTATGAGTACCTTTGAAGTAAATgttacttattcatgatttatatgaaCGTCGAAAGGAGAACGAGTAAAAAGGCTCTAGTTCTTTTTAAGCAAGGAACAAGGAAATCCGAGAATTCATAGATATCCTCTAGAGTAAGCAAACTATGAGAAAAGATCAGGTCTAAGCATCTTTATAAGTTGAAGGTGAAATAACTCGAATCCGACGAGACAATTCGATAAACGTTTATTCGAATTCTAGTCATGCCGAAAAGTATAGTGAAAGCCCTACATACCTTGTCGATGGAGTTATATACTGTTTCCAAGACCTCAAAAGCCTTAGGAATGATTTCCTACATAATACAAACcattcaaaatcaaattcaagctcataGCTTAAATAATTCTTCATTTAGACATTTACGCGAACAACTTGTGGCCATGAATTTGTAGACTCTTTTGTAGATTAATTTTCCCCCAACACACCACCAAATTTTACTTTACTATATCTCCTCATTGACATGATTCCATACATGTCTTCACATATCCAAACAACACAATAAATTCATATAGAACAGCCCCAACAAAACAGTAGTAAGTAGTACATTCCAAGTATGAACATTTTAATAAGTAGTTCTTAGATGGGgaaagttttataattttatgagCAAAAAGAAATATGTGGTTTACTAATTTATTAATCTGCACAAGTAAACAAACATAGTTAATGAATGTTTCATGTCTTCAAAGGATGAGTTGTAATAAGACTAATCCTATTATTGGGACTGGAAAACGGATAGATTCAGTTGATAATCTGACGCAGATTAGGTCCCATGTTGCAAGAAACTTTGTTCTTATGGTAGAAGTTTACAAAGATCAAAGAGGAAGTTAAATCATACCTAATGTAACCAGAATtactcaaaattcgaaattacttcAAGGCGGAGTCTTGTTATGAAAAGTGAAACACCGAAGAATTCACGATTCCGAAGCTACCATGGTGTTCTCCATCTTGAGGATGACTAAATTGTTGTTATGCTTGGATAGATGGATGGGAGAAGTTTGAGAGGAAATCCCTAGGTTTTTGGTTCTATTTTGGAGAGGATAAAACGCAggggttttgttttaaaaattgacttaaataaagaaattttgaCTAAACCCGACTAGGCACACTGTTCCCGTAACAGTGTGCATCCCTGTACGAAAATgttaatatctctctactccgaagtCGTATTAACGAACGGTTtattgagttggaaactagactcatagaccttcGATTAGGTAGGTAGAACACACTATAACTCCCAGTATATTGAGAGAAAATGTCATCAACATTTTATCcaaattccaatgaaatttaaaCCCGTAACTTGCGCGCGATTTTTGTCGAATTTTTAATCACAACTCAAATGACTTCCAATCTTAACGTATAACTATCGCATCATTTAAATATCTCATAGAAATTATCTTCCTATCGAATTATCCCATTTACAGCATGATAACGCCGAATACACAAGGTGTAACATTCTCCCctccttaagaacattcgtcctcgaatgttaacggTTAACCTAActtctaattatttttaaaaaaaaaaatcgccagagtttcccctataaatatGAATATCCAAAACCTGTCATCAGCCCAAACATACATATCTAAGGCCACACAGGGCTACACATCATAATAATAACATCAACTTGGCCTCACCCGACCATTTACTtatacaataatgataataagaagGTTAGCCATAACTTAATTACCTTAACTGTCACTGGTTGATATATGTGCAACACCTGCCATGTTTGTCTCAGGCATATCACCTGAAGACTCAAATAAATGAGGGTATCTGGActtcatgtcctcctcggcctcccatgtCATTTCCTCTACATTATTgctcctccaaagtacttttactAAGGCTACCTCTTTAGTCCGTAGCTTACGGATTTGACAGTAAAGAATGGCAGTAggtatttcttcatatgacaagtTCTCGGAAACTTCAATATCCTCGATAAGGCTGATGCAAGAAGGATCACCTAAgaatttccgaagcatggaaatgTGAAATACCGGATGGATTGCTTCTAATTCTGGTGGCAGGTCAAGTTTGTAGGCTACTCGCCCAATTCTCTGAACAATCTGATATGGCCCAACATATCTAGGgctgagttttcctttcttaccaaatctcattacacccttcataggcgacactttcaagaatacccagtctCCTACAGCAAATTCCAAGTCTCGACGTCGGTTATCTGAATATGATTTCTGTCGACTTTGAGCTGTATGCAACCTttcctggatcaactttaccttttctacaGCTTGCTGTACCAATTCAGCTCCTAGCAACTTTGTCTCGCCAACATCGAACCAGCCAATAGGAGATCTGCATTTCCTCTCATATAGTGCCTCAtaaggtgccatctgaataccggcgtgataactattattgtaggcaaactcaatAAGCGGTAAATGATCTTCCCAACTTCCCTTGAAGTCTAAGACACAAGCTCGCAACATATCTTCGAgtgtctgaatagtgcgttcggcttatctgtcggtctgcggatgaaatgctatactaaggttaacaagagtacccaaaccttcttgaaaagacctccagaaattagctgtaaattgGGCACCtctgtcagatataatagaaaatGGAACTCCATGTAGCcgaactatttccttgatatacaggcTCGCATAGTCTTCAGCTGAATAGGTGGTCCTAACTGGGagaaagtgagctgatttcgtcagcctatccacaatgacccaaatagaaTTGAACTTACGGTGAGAATTGGGCAATCCTgtaatgaaatccatattaatcgatTCCCATTTCCAAGCTGGAatctcaatattttgaagtagcCCTCCAGGTTTCTGGTGTTCAGCTTTAACCTGCTGGCAGTTGGGACACTGAGCCACAAATGtggctatatctttcttcatgtcGTTCCACCAGTATAGCTGacgaagatcatgatacattttggttGAACCAGGATGAACTGAGTACCGAGACTGGTGCATCTCTGTCATAATTTGCTTATGAAGCTCCCCAACATTAGGTACACACCATCGGCCTTTATATTTTAGAATTCCATCATCAGATTGCTCGAACAACTGCTTCTTCTGAAAAGGGATACTCTCtttaattttgactaactccGGATCCTCAAATTGACGCATTTCTACCTCAGCTACCAGTGATGACCCCGCAATATTTTGGACTACTACACCCTGGTCACCTGTATCATGTAGTCGTACACTCAGGTTAGCCAATTGATATATCTATTTAGTCATTTCTAATTTCCCAGCTTCTACATGCTTCAAGCTGCCCATGGATTTGCGACTCAATGCATCAGCTACCACATTCGCTttgcccggatggtacaaaatatccacatcatagtccttcagcaattcaagccatcttctttgtctCAAGTTCAAGTCTTTCTGCTTAAATATATATTGTAAACTTTTGTGATCTGTATAGATATCCACATGaacaccataaagataatgatgccatattttcaaggcaaataTAACGGCTGCTAACTCAATATCGTGAGTCGGATAATTGTATTCGTGCTTTcgcaactgcctcgaagcatatgcaataacttttcCATGCTGCATTAGAACACATCCCAATCCAACCttggatgcatcacaatataccacataaccttcagATCCTTTCGGAAGTGCTAGAACAGGTGCTGATGTTAAGCGTTTCTTCAACTCATGAAAGCTCCTttcacatgaatcagaccattggaacttaacggctttgtgtgtcaattttgtcatgggagcagcaatagaagagaagttCTCAACAAATCTTCGATAATaaccagctaagcccaagaaactacgaactTCCGTaggagttgtaggtctaggccagttttgtaCTGCTTCAATTTTCTGGCCATCTACCTTAATACCTTTATCGGAaacgatatgcccaaggaaagccactgaattcaaccaaaattcacatttggagaatttag harbors:
- the LOC142166002 gene encoding uncharacterized protein LOC142166002 → MRQFEDPELVKIKESIPFQKKQLFEQSDDGILKYKGRWCVPNVGELHKQIMTEMHQSRYSVHPGSTKMYHDLRQLYWWNDMKKDIATFVAQCPNCQQVKAEHQKPGGLLQNIEIPAWKWESINMDFITGLPNSHRKFNSIWVIVDRLTKSAHFLPVRTTYSAEDYASLYIKEIVRLHGVPFSIISDRGAQFTANFWRSPIGWFDVGETKLLGAELVQQAVEKVKLIQERLHTAQSRQKSYSDNRRRDLEFAVGDWIVQRIGRVAYKLDLPPELEAIHPVFHISMLRKFLGDPSCISLIEDIEVSENLSYEEIPTAILYCQIRKLRTKEVALVKVLWRSNNVEEMTWEAEEDMKSRYPHLFESSGDMPETNMAGVAHISTSDS